The Pseudomonas sp. FP2309 genome has a window encoding:
- a CDS encoding undecaprenyl-phosphate glucose phosphotransferase, whose product MLNNTRMHRHLTPKGLTFWGQWTLASGLVVAALFMLVFLKTGQLEYHYRVLAAFTILASLPAYSLCDVYSKKDDYAVGLGRLFLGWLLTVGIVYMVGVACQASSLFPLETLLLWVAISYPLLALFYIPLHSLSRYYHRQLHERHKSLIVGTGKLAVDLARTLSRQKRSPLVGLVGSNVDAADGAQPQILGELPQLPQLIRQHGIRRLYITHSLQEATHIETLYLNLLDISVDVIWVPDLNNMLLLNHCVAEVDGLPAIFLNESPLTSRPTAALSKALLDKSLALLAIIVLSPLLLLCAVLIKLTSPGPVIFKQDRHGWNGEVIKVWKFRSMRVHDGHEVRQASRNDSRITPVGRFLRRTSIDELPQLFNVLQGHMALVGPRPHAIAHNDYYTGKIRAYMARHRIKPGITGLAQVNGCRGETETLEKMQQRVDIDLRYINTWSLWLDIKILLKTPFTLLSKDIY is encoded by the coding sequence ATGCTGAACAATACTAGAATGCATCGCCACCTGACCCCCAAGGGCTTAACGTTTTGGGGCCAGTGGACGCTGGCGTCGGGCCTGGTCGTTGCAGCGCTGTTTATGTTGGTATTTTTAAAGACAGGACAACTTGAATACCACTATCGAGTGCTGGCCGCGTTTACGATACTGGCCTCGCTTCCCGCGTATAGCCTGTGTGATGTCTATAGTAAAAAAGATGATTATGCCGTGGGCCTGGGACGCCTGTTTTTGGGCTGGCTGCTGACCGTCGGCATCGTGTATATGGTGGGCGTCGCGTGCCAGGCAAGTTCATTATTCCCGTTGGAAACATTATTGCTCTGGGTCGCGATCAGTTATCCCTTATTGGCGCTGTTTTATATTCCTTTGCACAGCCTGTCCCGGTATTACCACCGCCAACTGCATGAACGGCATAAGTCATTAATTGTGGGAACCGGCAAACTGGCCGTCGACTTGGCCCGTACCCTCTCGCGGCAAAAGCGCTCGCCGTTGGTTGGGCTCGTCGGCAGCAACGTCGACGCCGCTGACGGCGCACAACCGCAGATCCTCGGCGAACTGCCGCAATTGCCACAGTTGATCCGGCAACACGGTATTCGTCGGCTCTACATCACCCATTCGCTGCAGGAGGCCACCCACATTGAGACGTTGTACCTCAACCTGCTGGACATCAGCGTCGACGTGATCTGGGTGCCCGATCTCAATAACATGCTGCTGCTCAACCACTGCGTGGCCGAAGTGGACGGTCTGCCGGCGATCTTCCTCAATGAAAGCCCGCTGACCAGCCGCCCCACCGCCGCCTTGAGCAAGGCGTTGCTGGACAAAAGCCTGGCATTGCTGGCGATCATCGTGTTGAGCCCGTTGTTGCTGTTGTGCGCCGTGCTGATCAAGCTGACGTCTCCCGGCCCGGTGATCTTCAAGCAGGACCGCCACGGCTGGAACGGCGAGGTGATCAAGGTCTGGAAATTCCGCTCGATGCGCGTGCATGACGGCCATGAGGTGCGCCAGGCCAGCCGCAATGATTCACGCATCACCCCGGTGGGCCGGTTTCTGCGACGCACCTCCATCGATGAGTTGCCCCAGTTGTTCAATGTGTTGCAAGGGCACATGGCCCTTGTGGGCCCGCGGCCTCACGCCATTGCACACAACGATTACTACACGGGGAAAATCCGCGCCTACATGGCCCGCCACCGGATCAAACCCGGCATCACCGGCCTGGCCCAGGTCAATGGCTGCCGGGGCGAGACCGAGACACTGGAGAAGATGCAGCAGCGCGTCGACATTGACCTGCGTTACATCAACACCTGGTCGCTGTGGCTGGACATCAAGATCCTGCTGAAGACGCCGTTCACGCTGCTTTCCAAAGATATCTACTGA
- a CDS encoding winged helix-turn-helix domain-containing protein has translation MSSLNKYAFTPTHAAIALQDFTPNAETFHYDLNVTAHTLTLPSQPFNAAPQASRIAEHAPQNHTAYADMTGDRPQPHPQDFWLLTQHDRTLVKGGLRISLTAIESALIKKMLHHEERVVSKEELIRNIGREPDHYRGLEMCLSRLQEKFKRANAGERLFRAVRNRGYCLTQKIKKPLELSQARR, from the coding sequence ATGAGCTCTCTCAACAAATACGCCTTCACGCCCACACATGCGGCGATCGCACTGCAGGACTTCACGCCCAATGCAGAGACGTTCCACTACGATTTAAACGTGACCGCCCACACCCTCACCCTGCCATCACAACCGTTTAACGCCGCACCACAAGCCTCCCGGATCGCCGAGCATGCGCCGCAAAACCATACCGCTTACGCGGATATGACCGGCGACAGACCGCAACCGCATCCCCAAGACTTTTGGTTGCTCACGCAACATGATCGAACGCTGGTCAAAGGCGGGCTGCGGATTTCGTTAACCGCCATTGAGTCTGCGTTGATTAAAAAAATGCTGCATCACGAAGAGCGCGTGGTCAGCAAAGAAGAATTGATCCGCAATATAGGACGCGAACCGGACCACTATCGCGGCCTCGAGATGTGCCTCAGCCGCTTGCAGGAAAAGTTCAAGCGCGCCAATGCAGGCGAGCGTTTGTTTCGCGCAGTCAGAAATCGCGGATACTGCCTTACACAAAAAATCAAAAAACCGCTTGAGTTAAGCCAGGCGCGTCGTTGA